The following are from one region of the Staphylococcus schleiferi genome:
- a CDS encoding TetR/AcrR family transcriptional regulator, with translation MTKSKSKARRQIIKAMIRLLKTEPLESITIKQICAESDVHRSTFYAQFEDKYQLFEKLTTYHMTKYERLINYAVEVVENHSLLEVKTTILKIFRLVFRYLKRHRTFFTAIIVTQPQPVLIRSYIQYTFGAYDKMLKHLPELQQTQYFINYTLGGQMAIVYSWLSKGCQESPDTMADILYSNVIKMNR, from the coding sequence ATGACTAAATCAAAATCAAAAGCACGGCGTCAAATTATTAAAGCGATGATCCGCTTATTGAAGACTGAACCCCTTGAATCTATTACAATTAAACAAATTTGTGCAGAGAGCGATGTCCATCGTTCTACTTTTTATGCGCAGTTCGAAGATAAATATCAATTATTTGAGAAACTCACGACTTATCATATGACAAAATACGAGCGCCTAATTAATTACGCTGTAGAAGTTGTTGAGAATCATTCACTTCTTGAAGTTAAAACGACTATTTTAAAAATATTCAGATTGGTATTCCGCTATTTAAAGCGTCATCGTACTTTTTTTACCGCCATTATTGTCACACAACCGCAGCCCGTATTGATACGTAGCTACATCCAGTACACCTTTGGCGCGTATGATAAAATGTTGAAACATCTGCCCGAATTACAGCAGACACAATACTTCATCAATTATACGCTTGGCGGACAAATGGCGATTGTTTACAGTTGGCTCTCTAAAGGGTGTCAAGAATCTCCTGATACAATGGCAGATATCTTGTATTCAAATGTAATTAAAATGAATAGATAA
- a CDS encoding SLC13 family permease, whose protein sequence is MNNSNESRLLTFFTEKKKDPSYTLAQLIGLVLGPLLFALILLFVRPDDLSFKGIYVLAITAWIAIWWITEAIPIPATSLLPLVLLPLGYVMDSATVSAQYGNDIIYLFLGGFILAIAMERWDLHTRIALTIINSIGTSTGRILLGFMLATGGLSMFVSNTAAVMIMIPIGLAIINEAHALKTENDNEESILKFERALVLGIGYAGTIGGLGTLIGTPPLIILKGQYASHFGQELSFGKWMIIGIPTVILLLFLAWLYFKFIAFRHDMKSLPGGQKVIKDKLAELGKIKYEEKVVFIVFLIASFLWISREFLLSKWGPTQLVADGTIAMFVSILLFLIPAKHKHKRILDWSIAKELPWGVLILFGGGLALAKGIQASGLAKWLGEQMTLLKDVSPIVIVIVITVFILFLTEITSNTATATMILPILATLSVAIDVHPLLLMVPAAMAANCAYMLPVGTPPNAIVFGTGKIEIKEMAVKGFIMNLISIVVIIVVVYFLLPIVLGIDITQSLPIKK, encoded by the coding sequence ATGAATAACTCTAATGAGTCACGATTGTTGACGTTTTTTACAGAGAAAAAGAAGGATCCTTCTTATACGCTTGCACAGTTAATCGGGCTAGTATTAGGACCCCTTCTTTTTGCGTTAATTTTACTATTTGTTAGACCTGACGACTTATCTTTTAAAGGCATCTATGTACTCGCTATTACAGCTTGGATTGCCATTTGGTGGATTACTGAAGCAATTCCTATTCCTGCGACAAGTTTGTTACCTTTAGTTTTATTACCTTTAGGTTATGTCATGGATAGTGCCACGGTTTCTGCTCAATATGGGAATGATATTATTTATCTCTTTTTAGGTGGCTTTATTCTCGCTATCGCAATGGAACGTTGGGATTTACATACACGGATTGCCTTAACAATTATTAATAGCATTGGGACAAGTACAGGGCGTATTTTACTTGGTTTTATGTTAGCAACTGGCGGATTATCGATGTTTGTGTCGAATACAGCTGCCGTGATGATTATGATTCCTATCGGTTTAGCGATTATCAATGAAGCACATGCTTTAAAAACTGAAAATGATAATGAAGAAAGTATTTTAAAATTTGAGCGTGCACTCGTTTTAGGTATCGGCTATGCGGGAACGATTGGTGGACTCGGAACGCTTATCGGAACTCCACCTCTTATTATTTTAAAAGGCCAATATGCCTCACATTTTGGACAAGAATTAAGTTTTGGGAAATGGATGATTATTGGAATTCCAACTGTCATCTTGCTATTATTTCTTGCTTGGCTCTATTTTAAATTCATCGCCTTTCGTCATGATATGAAATCATTGCCAGGAGGCCAAAAGGTAATTAAAGATAAACTTGCTGAATTAGGCAAAATTAAATATGAAGAAAAAGTTGTATTTATTGTTTTCTTAATTGCGAGCTTCTTGTGGATTTCACGTGAATTTTTACTTTCAAAATGGGGACCAACTCAACTGGTAGCAGATGGTACGATTGCGATGTTTGTGTCAATTTTACTCTTCTTAATTCCTGCAAAACATAAGCATAAACGTATTTTAGATTGGTCTATCGCAAAAGAATTACCATGGGGCGTGCTCATTCTATTTGGCGGGGGCCTCGCACTCGCAAAAGGAATACAAGCAAGTGGACTTGCAAAATGGCTAGGAGAACAAATGACCTTATTGAAAGATGTAAGTCCTATCGTTATTGTTATCGTCATTACAGTGTTCATCTTATTTTTGACAGAGATTACATCGAATACGGCAACTGCGACGATGATCTTACCGATTCTCGCTACGTTATCTGTTGCGATTGATGTACATCCATTATTATTAATGGTACCTGCTGCAATGGCTGCGAACTGTGCCTATATGTTACCAGTAGGCACACCACCAAATGCCATTGTTTTTGGTACCGGCAAAATAGAAATTAAAGAAATGGCCGTCAAAGGCTTTATCATGAACTTAATCAGCATTGTTGTAATTATTGTCGTTGTCTATTTCTTATTACCTATTGTACTAGGTATAGATATTACACAAAGTTTGCCTATTAAAAAATAA
- a CDS encoding DHA2 family efflux MFS transporter permease subunit: MFVMIYTILALIVTIILNWILVRGKKRKPQKQHRKSSTQSMTTSNEPHQSQHTFTLDDDHSNAQASHETHVPRQPVNEKVADATQDFVFKKGTTRSKVLVAMIFGMFIAILNQTLLNTALPQLNTDFNISASTGQWLMTGFMLVNGILIPISAFLFNKYSYRRLFLIAMLLFTIGSFVCGIAWGFPIMMVGRVLQAMGAGVLMPLGTNVFMTIFPPEKRGMAMGTLGIAMILAPAIGPTLSGYVVENYDWHSMFIGMFVIGIISLLVGFLWFGIYQRTTNPRADIPGIIFSTIGFGALLYGFSEAGNDGWTSPKIVIMFIIGTVFTIAFVVREMTMKVPMLSFEVLKYSGFTLTAIINMILTMSLFGGMILLPLYLQSLRGFSPLDSGLLLLPGALIMGVMGPIAGKLLDTIGVKPIAILGLAITTYGTWELTQLTMDTPYRSILMIYIIRSFGMSFVMMPIMTAGINSLPSRLVSHGNALVNTMRQLAGSIGTAILVTVMTQQTDQHLATFQQDLDRTNPAIKDELQEMAQQMGGQDHAMAAIIRFMNQLASVDGVNSAFWIATALSGLALFLSFFLKGKSHYISHE, from the coding sequence ATGTTTGTGATGATTTATACAATTCTTGCCCTTATTGTGACTATTATACTTAACTGGATTTTAGTCCGTGGTAAAAAGCGTAAACCACAAAAACAACATCGCAAATCGTCAACACAGTCGATGACAACATCAAATGAACCCCATCAAAGTCAGCATACTTTCACATTAGACGATGATCATTCAAATGCGCAAGCTTCTCATGAGACGCATGTTCCACGTCAACCTGTGAATGAAAAAGTTGCAGATGCAACGCAAGACTTTGTGTTCAAAAAAGGTACCACTCGTAGCAAAGTATTAGTCGCAATGATATTTGGTATGTTTATAGCGATTTTAAACCAAACATTATTGAATACAGCATTGCCACAACTTAATACGGACTTTAATATTTCCGCTTCAACAGGACAATGGTTAATGACCGGTTTTATGTTGGTGAACGGGATTTTAATTCCGATCAGTGCCTTTTTATTCAATAAATATTCTTATCGACGATTATTCTTAATTGCGATGCTTTTATTTACAATTGGTTCATTCGTCTGTGGTATTGCATGGGGATTCCCAATTATGATGGTTGGACGTGTGCTTCAAGCGATGGGTGCAGGTGTCTTAATGCCACTTGGTACAAATGTATTTATGACCATCTTCCCACCTGAAAAACGTGGTATGGCTATGGGAACATTAGGGATTGCAATGATCTTAGCACCAGCAATTGGACCTACATTATCAGGTTATGTTGTTGAAAACTATGATTGGCACTCTATGTTTATAGGTATGTTTGTGATTGGTATTATTTCGCTTTTAGTTGGTTTTCTTTGGTTCGGTATTTATCAAAGAACGACAAACCCAAGAGCAGATATTCCAGGTATCATATTTAGTACAATCGGTTTTGGTGCGCTATTATATGGCTTTAGTGAAGCGGGTAACGATGGTTGGACATCACCTAAAATTGTGATTATGTTCATTATCGGTACAGTGTTTACAATTGCCTTTGTCGTTCGTGAGATGACAATGAAAGTACCAATGCTAAGTTTTGAAGTCCTTAAATATTCTGGCTTCACATTAACAGCAATTATCAATATGATACTTACAATGAGTCTATTTGGCGGTATGATTTTATTACCACTTTACCTCCAAAGTTTACGTGGTTTTTCACCACTAGATTCTGGATTACTTTTATTACCAGGTGCGCTAATCATGGGGGTTATGGGACCAATCGCTGGTAAGTTATTAGATACGATAGGGGTTAAACCTATTGCCATTCTTGGTTTGGCAATTACGACCTATGGAACTTGGGAGCTTACCCAGCTGACAATGGATACACCTTATCGCAGTATTTTAATGATTTACATCATTCGTTCATTTGGTATGAGTTTTGTAATGATGCCAATCATGACTGCGGGTATTAACTCACTGCCATCTCGTCTCGTTTCTCATGGTAATGCACTTGTTAATACAATGAGACAACTTGCAGGTTCAATTGGTACTGCGATTTTGGTTACAGTGATGACGCAACAAACTGACCAACATCTTGCAACTTTCCAACAAGACCTAGACCGTACGAACCCAGCAATCAAAGACGAATTGCAAGAAATGGCACAACAAATGGGTGGCCAAGACCATGCAATGGCTGCGATTATTCGATTTATGAATCAATTAGCATCTGTTGATGGTGTGAATAGTGCGTTTTGGATCGCGACTGCATTAAGTGGTTTAGCACTATTTTTAAGCTTTTTCCTAAAAGGGAAATCACATTATATTTCACACGAATAA
- the hemQ gene encoding hydrogen peroxide-dependent heme synthase, translating into MSHAAETLDGWYSLHLFYAIDWASWRLVPEADREEMVTAFHQLLDRFDQAKSDHSGDQVIYNVTGQKADLLLWFLRPEMKDLTEIENEINKLAIADHFIPTYSYVSVVELSNYLGGDSEEDPYENPHVKARLYPELPHKQYICFYPMNKRRNETYNWYMLSMEERKKLMYNHGLIGRKYAGKIKQFITGSVGFDDFEWGVTLFSDDVLQFKKIVYEMRFDETTARYGEFGSFFVGHHLDKEGINTLMAIQ; encoded by the coding sequence ATGAGTCATGCAGCAGAGACTTTAGATGGTTGGTACAGTTTGCATTTATTTTATGCGATAGATTGGGCTTCTTGGCGTTTGGTTCCGGAGGCGGATCGTGAAGAAATGGTTACTGCTTTCCATCAATTACTCGATCGTTTTGATCAAGCGAAGTCAGATCATAGTGGCGATCAAGTGATTTACAATGTAACAGGACAAAAGGCTGATTTATTATTATGGTTTTTACGTCCAGAAATGAAGGATTTAACTGAAATTGAAAACGAGATTAATAAGTTAGCCATCGCTGACCATTTTATTCCTACATATTCATATGTTTCAGTGGTAGAGTTGAGTAATTATTTAGGTGGTGATTCAGAGGAGGATCCTTATGAAAATCCACATGTTAAAGCGCGATTATATCCAGAATTACCGCATAAACAATATATTTGTTTCTACCCTATGAACAAACGTCGTAACGAAACATATAACTGGTATATGTTATCTATGGAAGAGCGTAAAAAGTTAATGTACAATCATGGTTTAATTGGTCGCAAATATGCCGGTAAAATCAAGCAATTTATTACGGGTTCTGTTGGATTCGATGATTTCGAATGGGGCGTAACGTTATTTTCTGATGATGTACTACAATTCAAAAAAATTGTTTATGAAATGCGTTTTGATGAAACAACAGCACGCTATGGTGAATTTGGTAGTTTCTTTGTCGGCCACCATTTAGATAAAGAAGGCATTAATACTTTAATGGCGATTCAATAA
- a CDS encoding HlyD family secretion protein → MKKIITINIVTIVLLIIIGVVGFYFYNQSVSYIKTDNAKVDGDQIKIASPVSGKIDGLDVHEGQKLDKGDTVAKVQGKGENGSPQSVSIKMPQTATIAKLDGQNEGIAQAGQPIAYAYDMDDLYITANVDETDIKDVEEGRDVDVSIDGEHSKIKGKVDRIGHATASSFSLMPSSNSDGNYTKVTQVVPVKIKLDNQPSSGVVPGMNAEVSIHKN, encoded by the coding sequence ATGAAGAAAATAATAACGATTAACATTGTAACAATCGTTCTTTTAATTATTATTGGTGTTGTCGGCTTTTATTTTTACAACCAATCTGTAAGTTATATCAAAACAGATAATGCAAAAGTCGATGGCGATCAAATTAAAATCGCAAGTCCAGTATCAGGTAAAATCGATGGCTTGGACGTGCACGAAGGTCAAAAACTAGATAAAGGCGACACAGTGGCTAAAGTACAAGGAAAAGGAGAAAATGGATCTCCACAATCTGTATCAATTAAAATGCCACAAACTGCAACAATCGCTAAACTTGATGGGCAAAACGAAGGTATTGCTCAAGCAGGACAACCTATTGCTTATGCATATGACATGGACGACTTATACATCACTGCAAATGTTGATGAAACAGACATTAAAGATGTAGAAGAAGGTCGAGATGTAGATGTTTCTATCGATGGCGAACACTCTAAAATTAAAGGTAAAGTTGACCGAATTGGTCATGCAACTGCATCAAGCTTTTCATTAATGCCTTCATCAAATAGTGACGGTAATTACACAAAAGTAACGCAAGTTGTTCCAGTTAAAATCAAATTAGACAATCAACCATCAAGTGGTGTTGTTCCAGGTATGAACGCTGAAGTAAGTATTCACAAAAATTAA